Proteins found in one Paenibacillus borealis genomic segment:
- a CDS encoding heavy metal translocating P-type ATPase, which produces MNTVQGNVKRKWVLEGLDCANCAMKIENKVKKIEGVSSCSVNFATKTMTLETAASAAEEVAEQAQHTVTKLEPHVQLREVTASRAVKKPLAAGSPGQVRRVAVQGQEHNHTDGEPHSHEHDQDDAHGHTHAAAEHTHSHTSAAEHGHDHSHGHSHEHGEGNTRRIVLRLAGGAILAAAGMFLPVSGIAELLIFLAAYLIVGGEVVLSAVRNIIRGQVFDENFLMALATIGAFAIGEYPEGVAVMLFYQVGELFQGMAVNRSRRSITALMDIRPEFAYLKEGSNLRKVSPEEVAVGDSIVVKPGEKVPLDGIILEGSAMMDTSALTGESVPRSTQPGSQVLSGFINRNGVVTIEVTKDFGESAVSQILELVQNATNNKAKTENFITKFARAYTPVVVITALLLAVVPPLVLSGATFSDWIYRALVFLVISCPCALVVSIPLGFFGGIGAASRNGILVKGSNFLEALNDVKVVVFDKTGTLTKGQFSVTGNYPAEGFTQQELLRIAAYAESHSSHPIAESIRSAYGEAIPGEAITGYNEISGHGIAVTVEGKAVLAGNARLMEREGIASRTPQQSGTVVHIAVDKQYAGYIVIADEVKEDAQRAIQELNALGIRKTVMLTGDASSVAESVGRQLGIQEIHAELLPGDKVEAIERLEREKGPKEKIIFVGDGINDTPVLARADVGIAMGGLGSDAAIEAADIVIMTDEPSKIAAAIGIAKRTRTIVWQNIIFALGVKAVFLLLGAFGIATMWEAVFSDVGVTVLAVLNSMRALQPPK; this is translated from the coding sequence TTGAATACGGTACAAGGCAATGTGAAACGTAAATGGGTACTCGAGGGTCTGGACTGCGCGAATTGCGCCATGAAGATCGAGAATAAGGTCAAGAAGATCGAAGGGGTGTCTTCCTGCTCGGTCAACTTTGCGACTAAGACAATGACGCTGGAGACAGCTGCTTCTGCTGCGGAAGAAGTAGCAGAACAGGCGCAGCATACTGTCACCAAGCTTGAACCGCATGTGCAGCTGCGGGAAGTAACAGCTTCGCGGGCGGTCAAGAAGCCGCTGGCTGCGGGCAGTCCCGGCCAGGTCCGCCGTGTAGCTGTTCAGGGTCAGGAGCATAACCATACGGATGGTGAGCCGCATAGTCATGAACATGACCAGGATGACGCACACGGCCATACCCATGCGGCTGCGGAGCATACCCACAGTCATACCTCTGCCGCTGAGCACGGCCATGACCACAGCCACGGCCACAGCCATGAGCATGGGGAAGGCAATACGCGCAGAATCGTGCTGCGCCTGGCCGGCGGAGCTATCCTGGCCGCTGCCGGGATGTTCCTCCCGGTCAGCGGAATCGCGGAGCTGCTAATCTTCCTGGCTGCGTATCTTATCGTCGGCGGTGAAGTAGTCCTGTCTGCTGTGCGGAATATAATCCGCGGCCAGGTATTCGATGAGAATTTTCTAATGGCGCTGGCGACCATCGGGGCCTTTGCCATTGGAGAGTATCCGGAAGGCGTCGCGGTTATGCTCTTCTATCAGGTAGGTGAGCTGTTCCAGGGGATGGCAGTGAATCGTTCACGCCGTTCGATTACAGCGCTGATGGATATCCGGCCGGAGTTCGCTTACTTGAAGGAAGGCAGTAATCTGCGGAAGGTCTCACCGGAAGAGGTAGCAGTCGGAGACAGCATCGTGGTTAAGCCGGGCGAGAAGGTGCCGCTTGACGGCATCATTCTGGAAGGCAGCGCGATGATGGATACCTCGGCGCTGACCGGTGAATCCGTACCCCGTTCCACACAGCCGGGCAGCCAGGTGTTGAGCGGATTCATTAACCGCAACGGTGTAGTTACCATCGAGGTGACGAAGGATTTCGGCGAATCGGCAGTCTCGCAGATTCTGGAGCTGGTGCAGAATGCCACTAATAATAAAGCCAAGACGGAGAATTTCATCACGAAGTTCGCCCGTGCCTATACGCCGGTAGTAGTCATAACAGCACTGCTGCTGGCGGTGGTTCCGCCGCTGGTACTCAGCGGAGCCACGTTCTCGGACTGGATCTACCGCGCGCTCGTCTTTCTTGTTATTTCTTGTCCCTGTGCGCTTGTGGTATCGATCCCGCTAGGATTCTTCGGCGGTATCGGGGCCGCTTCGCGGAACGGGATTCTGGTCAAGGGCAGTAATTTCCTGGAAGCCTTAAATGATGTGAAGGTTGTCGTATTTGATAAGACGGGAACCTTGACCAAAGGGCAATTCAGCGTGACCGGGAATTATCCGGCGGAAGGATTCACCCAGCAGGAATTGCTGCGGATTGCCGCTTATGCCGAGAGCCATTCCAGTCATCCGATTGCCGAATCGATCCGCTCCGCTTACGGAGAGGCCATCCCTGGAGAAGCCATCACGGGCTATAATGAAATATCCGGCCACGGTATTGCTGTAACAGTCGAAGGTAAGGCAGTGCTGGCCGGGAATGCCCGGCTGATGGAACGGGAAGGAATTGCAAGCCGTACCCCGCAGCAGAGCGGCACAGTTGTTCATATTGCCGTGGATAAGCAGTATGCAGGTTATATCGTTATTGCCGATGAAGTGAAAGAGGATGCACAGCGGGCCATTCAGGAGCTGAACGCGCTGGGAATCCGCAAGACCGTCATGTTGACGGGCGATGCTTCTTCTGTTGCCGAGTCTGTCGGCAGACAGCTGGGAATTCAGGAGATTCATGCTGAACTGCTGCCCGGGGATAAGGTGGAAGCGATTGAACGTCTGGAGCGGGAGAAGGGGCCGAAGGAGAAGATCATTTTTGTCGGAGACGGGATTAATGATACTCCGGTGCTGGCCAGAGCAGATGTCGGAATCGCCATGGGCGGACTTGGCTCGGATGCGGCCATAGAAGCGGCAGATATTGTAATTATGACCGATGAACCCTCGAAGATTGCCGCCGCAATCGGCATTGCCAAGCGCACGCGGACCATCGTGTGGCAGAATATTATTTTTGCGCTGGGGGTCAAGGCCGTCTTCCTGCTGCTGGGAGCGTTCGGGATTGCTACCATGTGGGAGGCCGTATTCTCTGATGTCGGGGTGACCGTGCTTGCCGTGCTCAACAGTATGCGCGCTTTGCAGCCTCCGAAATGA